One window of Mucilaginibacter inviolabilis genomic DNA carries:
- a CDS encoding FAD-dependent monooxygenase has product MMNNDLNNRNILISGASIAGPALAYWLNQYGFNVTVVEKAPELRKGGYRIDLRGVATDVAQRMGILNQVRELNTAMRGSSMINAEGKRYADLNDPNIFGMRQDGDVEIMRGELSGILYAETKDQTEYIFNNSITALTQTDESVTVVFKNGEQRDFDLVVAADGLRSNVRRLAFDQEKISVDHLGYFVSVFTIPNYFNLDHWELNYPAVDKIVNIYSTGKNQEAKVLLMFAAPTIKYDHRDIAQQKQIVIDHFKDEGPVVSKILDTIHDTPDFYFDAISQVKTESLSNGRVVLLGDAGYCPSPASGQGSSLAMVGAYVLAGELAASFGNHQIAFANYESQMRWFVKANQRLGLTVLKDMVPKSKKQLWLQTTMLRLMLKLPGKEKILKNFLKEMQRSVDEAANAIELKGYDHYKLQTINSDQIDP; this is encoded by the coding sequence ATGATGAACAACGACTTAAACAACCGGAATATTTTAATATCAGGTGCCAGTATAGCCGGCCCGGCCCTGGCTTATTGGCTAAACCAATACGGGTTTAATGTTACCGTTGTTGAAAAAGCTCCTGAGCTACGCAAAGGCGGTTACCGCATTGATCTTCGCGGCGTGGCTACCGATGTGGCGCAGCGCATGGGCATTTTAAACCAGGTAAGGGAATTGAATACCGCCATGCGCGGCTCATCCATGATCAACGCCGAGGGGAAACGATATGCGGACCTAAATGATCCCAATATATTTGGCATGCGGCAGGATGGCGATGTGGAGATTATGCGGGGCGAACTCTCGGGTATACTTTACGCCGAAACAAAGGATCAAACAGAATATATTTTTAATAATTCCATTACTGCGTTAACCCAGACCGACGAATCTGTTACAGTTGTTTTTAAAAATGGAGAACAGCGTGATTTTGATCTGGTTGTAGCTGCCGATGGCTTAAGATCAAATGTGCGCAGGTTAGCATTTGATCAGGAAAAGATATCTGTAGATCACCTCGGATATTTTGTATCCGTTTTCACCATTCCCAATTATTTTAACCTCGACCATTGGGAACTCAATTATCCGGCTGTAGATAAAATCGTAAATATATACAGTACTGGCAAAAACCAGGAAGCCAAAGTGCTCCTGATGTTTGCTGCGCCAACTATTAAATATGACCATCGCGACATAGCACAACAGAAACAAATAGTAATTGATCATTTTAAAGATGAAGGCCCGGTAGTTTCAAAAATCCTGGATACCATTCATGATACACCCGATTTTTATTTTGACGCTATAAGCCAGGTAAAAACAGAAAGTTTATCCAACGGCCGGGTAGTGTTATTGGGCGATGCGGGTTATTGTCCCTCTCCCGCCTCGGGTCAGGGAAGCAGCCTGGCTATGGTTGGTGCTTATGTATTAGCCGGCGAACTGGCCGCTTCATTTGGCAACCATCAAATAGCGTTTGCTAATTACGAAAGCCAGATGCGGTGGTTTGTGAAAGCGAATCAACGGTTGGGGCTAACTGTTTTAAAGGATATGGTGCCCAAATCAAAAAAACAGCTTTGGTTGCAAACCACTATGTTGCGCCTGATGCTTAAACTGCCCGGGAAAGAAAAGATACTGAAAAACTTTCTAAAAGAAATGCAACGGTCTGTTGATGAAGCCGCTAACGCAATAGAGCTTAAAGGTTACGATCACTATAAGCTACAAACCATCAACAGCGATCAGATTGATCCTTAA
- a CDS encoding AraC family transcriptional regulator — protein MIEKHDVSWMRVDKELKDSFAVNYLHAHVFETQAVCRINYHRIFIIQEGNGTLQIDDNNYQISGNELFLLAKGQLYTFEEGAQITGYELSFGDCFWEKTPGSASNCKAVLFNNAVDNQQLPLNNADQSELNNLFQTLHQEYIKEDYPNKLDAMAAYLKIIMIKIANVNALLARGYDSYENQIYRQYLELVSSQYQTTHEVADFARQLGIPARKLSDLCRRCSGKGAKDIINGQIIAEAKRSLQFSSKPVKEIAYHLNFSTPDQFSHFFKKNTLISPNDYRGRFVNIGM, from the coding sequence ATGATAGAAAAGCATGATGTTTCATGGATGCGGGTTGACAAGGAATTGAAAGATTCCTTTGCCGTTAATTATCTGCACGCTCATGTTTTTGAAACGCAAGCTGTTTGCCGGATCAATTATCACCGTATTTTTATCATTCAGGAAGGAAATGGTACTCTCCAAATAGATGACAACAACTACCAAATTTCGGGGAACGAATTGTTCTTATTAGCCAAAGGCCAGTTATATACCTTTGAAGAAGGAGCTCAAATAACAGGTTATGAGCTTTCTTTTGGTGATTGTTTCTGGGAAAAGACCCCGGGCAGTGCCAGCAATTGCAAAGCGGTGCTTTTTAATAATGCGGTTGACAATCAGCAATTACCATTGAACAATGCTGATCAATCTGAGCTCAATAATCTTTTTCAAACCCTTCACCAGGAATATATTAAAGAGGATTATCCCAATAAGCTGGATGCCATGGCGGCCTATTTAAAGATCATCATGATCAAGATAGCCAACGTGAACGCCTTGCTTGCCCGTGGTTATGATAGTTATGAGAACCAAATTTACCGGCAATATTTGGAACTAGTGAGCAGCCAGTATCAAACCACGCATGAGGTAGCCGATTTTGCGCGTCAGTTGGGGATCCCGGCCCGTAAACTGTCAGATCTGTGCCGGCGTTGTAGTGGTAAGGGGGCCAAGGATATTATCAACGGACAAATCATCGCCGAAGCCAAGCGCTCCCTGCAATTTTCCTCCAAACCGGTTAAAGAGATCGCCTATCACCTAAACTTTTCTACGCCCGATCAGTTCAGCCACTTTTTTAAAAAAAATACACTGATATCACCCAATGATTACCGTGGCCGCTTTGTAAATATTGGCATGTGA
- a CDS encoding response regulator transcription factor — MNKKIFIVEDDADLSEAIQLILREEGYETAASLDKNSIKGVILHMPDLVLVDNRLKDGFGSELCVSIKNHPLTSHIPVVLMSGWANLADIARDCGADAYLNKPFEMTQLIEAVDKHLRHLV, encoded by the coding sequence ATGAACAAGAAAATATTTATTGTGGAGGACGATGCCGATCTGTCTGAAGCTATACAATTGATCCTGCGGGAAGAGGGTTACGAAACCGCTGCTTCCCTGGATAAAAACTCCATAAAGGGAGTAATTCTTCATATGCCCGACCTGGTATTGGTTGATAACAGGTTAAAAGATGGCTTTGGCAGTGAGCTATGTGTATCTATCAAAAATCACCCTTTAACTAGTCATATCCCTGTAGTATTGATGTCTGGTTGGGCAAATCTGGCAGATATTGCCCGTGATTGCGGGGCGGATGCTTATCTGAATAAACCTTTTGAAATGACCCAACTGATTGAAGCTGTGGATAAACATCTGAGGCATCTTGTTTAA